In one Drosophila gunungcola strain Sukarami chromosome 2R unlocalized genomic scaffold, Dgunungcola_SK_2 000004F, whole genome shotgun sequence genomic region, the following are encoded:
- the LOC128253851 gene encoding MAGUK p55 subfamily member 7 isoform X4, producing the protein MLAAVMASDINWDPALSKLISTLKESENLSNDQEIDFLKALLESKELNALVNVHTKVAKVGRDDRLAPVLSTSAQVLYEVLEQLSQHCHLNDDCKEAFHLLQDSHVQHLLFAHDAIAQKDFYPHLPEAPVEMDEDEETIKIVQLVKSNEPLGATIKTDEETGKIIIARIMHGGAADRSGLIHVGDEVIEVNNINVEGKTPGDVLTILQNSEGTITFKLVPADNKGAQRESKVRVRAHFDYNPDVDPYIPCKEAGLAFQRGDVLHIVGQDDAYWWQARKEHERSARAGLIPSRALQERRILHDRSQKDGVDLDLKQNDDFDREQIATYEEVAKLYPRPGVFRPIVLIGAPGVGRNELRRRLIARDPEKFRSPVPYTTRPMRTGEVAGREYIFVPREKMDADIEAGKFVEHGEYKGHLYGTSAESVKSIVNAGCVCVLSPHYQAIKTLRTAQLKPFLIHVKPPELDILKATRTEARAKSTFDEANARSFTDEEFEDMVKSAERIDFLYGHFFDVELINGELVSAFEQLVQNVQRLENEPIWAPSMWVQ; encoded by the exons ATGCTAGCAGCAGTTATGGCATCGGACATCAACTGGGATCCAG CTCTTTCTAAATTGATCAGCACGCTCAAGGAGTCGGAAAACCTGTCCAATGACCAGGAGATTGACTTCCTGAAGGCTTTGCTGGAGTCCAAGGAGCTGAATGCCCTGGTCAATGTCCACACGAAGGTGGCCAAGGTGGGGCGGGATGATCGTCTGGCCCCCGTGCTCTCCACCTCCGCCCAGGTGCTGTATGAGGTCCTGGAGCAGCTGTCGCAGCACTGCCACCTGAACGACGACTGCAAGGAGGCCTTCCACCTGCTGCAGGACTCTCACGTCCAG cACCTCCTGTTTGCCCACGATGCCATTGCCCAGAAGGACTTCTACCCGCATTTGCCGGAGGCGCCTGTCGAAATGGACGAGGATGAGGAGACCATCAAGATTGTGCAGCTGGTGAAGAGCAACGAGCCCCTG GGGGCCACCATTAAAACGGACGAGGAAACGGGCAAGATAATCATCGCGAGAATCATGCACGGGGGAGCTGCCGATCGATCCGGATTGATACACGTCGGCGACGAGGTCATCGAGGTCAACAACATCAACGTGGAGGGCAAGACGCCAGGCGATGTGCTCACCATATTG CAAAACTCTGAGGGCACCATTACCTTCAAGCTGGTCCCCGCGGACAACAAGGGCGCCCAGCGCGAGTCCAAGGTGCGGGTGCGGGCCCATTTCGACTACAATCCGGATGTGGATCCCTATATACCGTGCAAGGAGGCGGGCCTGGCCTTCCAGCGTGGCGATGTGCTGCATATTGTGGGCCAGGACGATGCCTACTGGTGGCAGGCGCGCAAGGAGCACGAACGCTCGGCGAGAGCTGGTCTGATACCCAGTCGGGCGCTGCAGGAGCGCCGCATCCTCCACGACCGATCGCAGAAGGATGGCGTTGATCTGGACTTGAAGC AGAACGACGACTTTGATCGCGAGCAGATCGCCACGTACGAGGAGGTGGCCAAGCTGTATCCCCGGCCAGGTGTCTTCAGGCCCATCGTGCTCATCGGAGCGCCCGGCGTGGGTCGCAACGAGCTGCGCCGTCGGCTGATAGCCCGGGATCCCGAGAAGTTCCGCAGCCCAGTGCCGT ACACCACACGACCAATGCGCACTGGAGAAGTGGCCGGACGTGAGTACATCTTTGTGCCGCGTGAGAAAATGGATGCGGACATCGAGGCTGGAAAGTTTGTGGAACACGGCGAGTACAAAGGTCATTTGTATGGAACGTCGGCGGAGAGCGTCAAGTCAATCGTGAATGCGGGATGTGTTTGTGTGCTGAGTCCGCACTACCAGGCAATCAAGACTCTGCGCACGGCCCAGCTGAAACCGTTCCTCATCCACGTGAAACCACCAGAGTTGGACATCCTGAAGGCCACGCGAACGGAGGCCAGGGCCAAGTCCACCTTCGATGAGGCGAATGCCAGGAGTTTCACAGACGAGGAGTTCGAGGATATGGTCAAGTCGGCCGAACGCATCGATTTCCTGTACGGACACTTCTTTGACGTGGAGCTGATCAATGGAGAGCTGGTCAGCGCCTTTGAGCAGCTCGTCCAGAATGTCCAGCGGCTGGAGAACGAGCCCATATGGGCGCCATCCATGTGGGTGCAGTAG
- the LOC128253851 gene encoding MAGUK p55 subfamily member 7 isoform X2 has product MLAAVMASDINWDPALSKLISTLKESENLSNDQEIDFLKALLESKELNALVNVHTKVAKVGRDDRLAPVLSTSAQVLYEVLEQLSQHCHLNDDCKEAFHLLQDSHVQHLLFAHDAIAQKDFYPHLPEAPVEMDEDEETIKIVQLVKSNEPLGATIKTDEETGKIIIARIMHGGAADRSGLIHVGDEVIEVNNINVEGKTPGDVLTILQNSEGTITFKLVPADNKGAQRESKVRVRAHFDYNPDVDPYIPCKEAGLAFQRGDVLHIVGQDDAYWWQARKEHERSARAGLIPSRALQERRILHDRSQKDGVDLDLKPGSCASLCTTPPGSPRLPASSSSSSCRQPKTKKIMYDLTENDDFDREQIATYEEVAKLYPRPGVFRPIVLIGAPGVGRNELRRRLIARDPEKFRSPVPYTTRPMRTGEVAGREYIFVPREKMDADIEAGKFVEHGEYKGHLYGTSAESVKSIVNAGCVCVLSPHYQAIKTLRTAQLKPFLIHVKPPELDILKATRTEARAKSTFDEANARSFTDEEFEDMVKSAERIDFLYGHFFDVELINGELVSAFEQLVQNVQRLENEPIWAPSMWVQ; this is encoded by the exons ATGCTAGCAGCAGTTATGGCATCGGACATCAACTGGGATCCAG CTCTTTCTAAATTGATCAGCACGCTCAAGGAGTCGGAAAACCTGTCCAATGACCAGGAGATTGACTTCCTGAAGGCTTTGCTGGAGTCCAAGGAGCTGAATGCCCTGGTCAATGTCCACACGAAGGTGGCCAAGGTGGGGCGGGATGATCGTCTGGCCCCCGTGCTCTCCACCTCCGCCCAGGTGCTGTATGAGGTCCTGGAGCAGCTGTCGCAGCACTGCCACCTGAACGACGACTGCAAGGAGGCCTTCCACCTGCTGCAGGACTCTCACGTCCAG cACCTCCTGTTTGCCCACGATGCCATTGCCCAGAAGGACTTCTACCCGCATTTGCCGGAGGCGCCTGTCGAAATGGACGAGGATGAGGAGACCATCAAGATTGTGCAGCTGGTGAAGAGCAACGAGCCCCTG GGGGCCACCATTAAAACGGACGAGGAAACGGGCAAGATAATCATCGCGAGAATCATGCACGGGGGAGCTGCCGATCGATCCGGATTGATACACGTCGGCGACGAGGTCATCGAGGTCAACAACATCAACGTGGAGGGCAAGACGCCAGGCGATGTGCTCACCATATTG CAAAACTCTGAGGGCACCATTACCTTCAAGCTGGTCCCCGCGGACAACAAGGGCGCCCAGCGCGAGTCCAAGGTGCGGGTGCGGGCCCATTTCGACTACAATCCGGATGTGGATCCCTATATACCGTGCAAGGAGGCGGGCCTGGCCTTCCAGCGTGGCGATGTGCTGCATATTGTGGGCCAGGACGATGCCTACTGGTGGCAGGCGCGCAAGGAGCACGAACGCTCGGCGAGAGCTGGTCTGATACCCAGTCGGGCGCTGCAGGAGCGCCGCATCCTCCACGACCGATCGCAGAAGGATGGCGTTGATCTGGACTTGAAGC CCGGATCATGCGCCTCACTCTGCACCACCCCACCTGGTTCCCCGCGACTGcctgccagcagcagcagctcctcctGCCGCCAGCCCAAGACTAAAAAGATCATGTACGATTTGACAGAGAACGACGACTTTGATCGCGAGCAGATCGCCACGTACGAGGAGGTGGCCAAGCTGTATCCCCGGCCAGGTGTCTTCAGGCCCATCGTGCTCATCGGAGCGCCCGGCGTGGGTCGCAACGAGCTGCGCCGTCGGCTGATAGCCCGGGATCCCGAGAAGTTCCGCAGCCCAGTGCCGT ACACCACACGACCAATGCGCACTGGAGAAGTGGCCGGACGTGAGTACATCTTTGTGCCGCGTGAGAAAATGGATGCGGACATCGAGGCTGGAAAGTTTGTGGAACACGGCGAGTACAAAGGTCATTTGTATGGAACGTCGGCGGAGAGCGTCAAGTCAATCGTGAATGCGGGATGTGTTTGTGTGCTGAGTCCGCACTACCAGGCAATCAAGACTCTGCGCACGGCCCAGCTGAAACCGTTCCTCATCCACGTGAAACCACCAGAGTTGGACATCCTGAAGGCCACGCGAACGGAGGCCAGGGCCAAGTCCACCTTCGATGAGGCGAATGCCAGGAGTTTCACAGACGAGGAGTTCGAGGATATGGTCAAGTCGGCCGAACGCATCGATTTCCTGTACGGACACTTCTTTGACGTGGAGCTGATCAATGGAGAGCTGGTCAGCGCCTTTGAGCAGCTCGTCCAGAATGTCCAGCGGCTGGAGAACGAGCCCATATGGGCGCCATCCATGTGGGTGCAGTAG
- the LOC128253852 gene encoding spermine oxidase, giving the protein MSGAQRNLDRKIVVIGAGASGVACATKLLELGFQNVLVVEAEDRLGGRIHTIPFADNVIDLGAQWCHGERDNLVYEITRKADEELLESTGPVYENYQCVRSNGEVVAEQVASRLKAIVGDSLVTRQLELRHCSGSLGSYLTNKFYDTLRRPENSDIDAEVAREFFVNYQKFENSVEASDTLEQVSGRGYLDYWECEGDILLNWKDKGYVELLRLLMRSRELNVEHGVLEQRLLLATRVLKINWNRNDGRVELQLSNGDNCIADHVVITVSLGVLKDQHFRLFEPQLPVEKQRAIDGLAFGTVNKIFVEFPEAFWPEDWTGFTLLWREEDLDDIRGTSRSWLEEVFGFYRVSYQPRVLAGWITNESGRHMETLPADEVQSGVMYLFRRFLKWKIPEPSSFRTSAWHTNENFRGSYSYRSMDTEQLGTGARELAHPLTVVATTPEKEKAAEEEEAWQQSRCDRPIVQFAGEASSEHFYSTVHGAVEAGWREARRLAQFYGLSVSRSGTKSQL; this is encoded by the coding sequence ATGAGTGGCGCACAGCGGAATCTGGATCGCAAGATCGTCGTCATCGGAGCGGGAGCCTCGGGCGTGGCCTGTGCCACCAAGCTCCTGGAGCTGGGCTTCCAGAATGTGCTCGTGGTGGAGGCGGAGGATCGTCTGGGTGGTCGCATCCACACCATTCCCTTTGCCGATAATGTCATTGATCTCGGAGCGCAATGGTGTCACGGCGAAAGGGATAACCTGGTCTATGAGATCACTCGTAAGGCTGATGAGGAGCTGCTGGAGTCCACGGGTCCGGTGTATGAGAACTACCAGTGCGTGAGGTCCAATGGAGAAGTGGTGGCCGAACAGGTGGCCAGTCGCCTCAAGGCCATTGTGGGTGATTCATTGGTTACCCGGCAGTTGGAGTTGCGCCACTGCAGCGGTTCCTTGGGCAGCTACCTGACCAACAAGTTCTACGATACTCTCCGGCGTCCCGAAAACTCCGACATAGACGCCGAGGTGGCCAGGGAGTTCTTTGTTAACTACCAGAAGTTCGAGAACTCCGTTGAGGCTTCGGATACCCTGGAACAGGTTTCGGGCAGGGGCTATCTGGACTACTGGGAGTGCGAGGGCGACATCCTGCTCAACTGGAAGGACAAAGGCTATGTGGAGCTGCTGAGGCTCCTCATGCGTTCACGGGAATTGAATGTGGAGCATGGAGTTCTGGAGCAGCGACTACTTCTCGCCACTCGTGTCTTGAAGATCAACTGGAACCGCAACGATGGACGTGTGGAGCTGCAGCTGAGCAATGGTGACAACTGCATTGCCGATCATGTTGTCATAACCGTTTCCCTGGGCGTTCTCAAGGATCAGCACTTCAGGCTGTTCGAGCCGCAGCTTCCCGTGGAGAAACAACGCGCCATTGATGGCCTGGCCTTTGGCACGGTCAACAAGATCTTTGTGGAGTTCCCCGAGGCTTTTTGGCCCGAGGATTGGACGGGCTTCACCCTGCTTTGGCGGGAAGAGGACCTAGATGATATTCGTGGAACCTCAAGATCCTGGCTGGAGGAAGTCTTCGGCTTCTACAGGGTAAGCTATCAGCCCAGGGTTCTGGCCGGCTGGATCACCAATGAAAGTGGCCGGCATATGGAAACCCTGCCCGCGGATGAGGTCCAATCGGGTGTGATGTACCTCTTCCGAAGGTTCCTCAAGTGGAAAATCCCAGAGCCTTCCAGTTTCCGCACTTCCGCTTGGCACACAAATGAAAACTTCCGTGGTTCCTATTCCTATCGATCCATGGACACGGAGCAACTGGGCACCGGAGCTCGAGAGTTGGCCCATCCCCTCACAGTGGTGGCCACCACGCCGGAGAAGGAGAAGGctgcggaggaggaggaggcgtgGCAGCAGAGTCGCTGCGATAGACCGATTGTCCAGTTTGCCGGCGAGGCCTCCAGTGAGCATTTCTACTCCACAGTTCACGGAGCAGTCGAGGCGGGATGGCGGGAGGCCAGAAGACTGGCCCAATTCTACGGATTAAGTGTCTCCCGATCCGGCACCAAATCGCAACTATAG
- the LOC128253851 gene encoding MAGUK p55 subfamily member 7 isoform X1, with protein MLAAVMASDINWDPALSKLISTLKESENLSNDQEIDFLKALLESKELNALVNVHTKVAKVGRDDRLAPVLSTSAQVLYEVLEQLSQHCHLNDDCKEAFHLLQDSHVQHLLFAHDAIAQKDFYPHLPEAPVEMDEDEETIKIVQLVKSNEPLTGAQSAEPIVGATIKTDEETGKIIIARIMHGGAADRSGLIHVGDEVIEVNNINVEGKTPGDVLTILQNSEGTITFKLVPADNKGAQRESKVRVRAHFDYNPDVDPYIPCKEAGLAFQRGDVLHIVGQDDAYWWQARKEHERSARAGLIPSRALQERRILHDRSQKDGVDLDLKPGSCASLCTTPPGSPRLPASSSSSSCRQPKTKKIMYDLTENDDFDREQIATYEEVAKLYPRPGVFRPIVLIGAPGVGRNELRRRLIARDPEKFRSPVPYTTRPMRTGEVAGREYIFVPREKMDADIEAGKFVEHGEYKGHLYGTSAESVKSIVNAGCVCVLSPHYQAIKTLRTAQLKPFLIHVKPPELDILKATRTEARAKSTFDEANARSFTDEEFEDMVKSAERIDFLYGHFFDVELINGELVSAFEQLVQNVQRLENEPIWAPSMWVQ; from the exons ATGCTAGCAGCAGTTATGGCATCGGACATCAACTGGGATCCAG CTCTTTCTAAATTGATCAGCACGCTCAAGGAGTCGGAAAACCTGTCCAATGACCAGGAGATTGACTTCCTGAAGGCTTTGCTGGAGTCCAAGGAGCTGAATGCCCTGGTCAATGTCCACACGAAGGTGGCCAAGGTGGGGCGGGATGATCGTCTGGCCCCCGTGCTCTCCACCTCCGCCCAGGTGCTGTATGAGGTCCTGGAGCAGCTGTCGCAGCACTGCCACCTGAACGACGACTGCAAGGAGGCCTTCCACCTGCTGCAGGACTCTCACGTCCAG cACCTCCTGTTTGCCCACGATGCCATTGCCCAGAAGGACTTCTACCCGCATTTGCCGGAGGCGCCTGTCGAAATGGACGAGGATGAGGAGACCATCAAGATTGTGCAGCTGGTGAAGAGCAACGAGCCCCTG ACAGGAGCACAGAGTGCGGAGCCAATTGTT GGGGCCACCATTAAAACGGACGAGGAAACGGGCAAGATAATCATCGCGAGAATCATGCACGGGGGAGCTGCCGATCGATCCGGATTGATACACGTCGGCGACGAGGTCATCGAGGTCAACAACATCAACGTGGAGGGCAAGACGCCAGGCGATGTGCTCACCATATTG CAAAACTCTGAGGGCACCATTACCTTCAAGCTGGTCCCCGCGGACAACAAGGGCGCCCAGCGCGAGTCCAAGGTGCGGGTGCGGGCCCATTTCGACTACAATCCGGATGTGGATCCCTATATACCGTGCAAGGAGGCGGGCCTGGCCTTCCAGCGTGGCGATGTGCTGCATATTGTGGGCCAGGACGATGCCTACTGGTGGCAGGCGCGCAAGGAGCACGAACGCTCGGCGAGAGCTGGTCTGATACCCAGTCGGGCGCTGCAGGAGCGCCGCATCCTCCACGACCGATCGCAGAAGGATGGCGTTGATCTGGACTTGAAGC CCGGATCATGCGCCTCACTCTGCACCACCCCACCTGGTTCCCCGCGACTGcctgccagcagcagcagctcctcctGCCGCCAGCCCAAGACTAAAAAGATCATGTACGATTTGACAGAGAACGACGACTTTGATCGCGAGCAGATCGCCACGTACGAGGAGGTGGCCAAGCTGTATCCCCGGCCAGGTGTCTTCAGGCCCATCGTGCTCATCGGAGCGCCCGGCGTGGGTCGCAACGAGCTGCGCCGTCGGCTGATAGCCCGGGATCCCGAGAAGTTCCGCAGCCCAGTGCCGT ACACCACACGACCAATGCGCACTGGAGAAGTGGCCGGACGTGAGTACATCTTTGTGCCGCGTGAGAAAATGGATGCGGACATCGAGGCTGGAAAGTTTGTGGAACACGGCGAGTACAAAGGTCATTTGTATGGAACGTCGGCGGAGAGCGTCAAGTCAATCGTGAATGCGGGATGTGTTTGTGTGCTGAGTCCGCACTACCAGGCAATCAAGACTCTGCGCACGGCCCAGCTGAAACCGTTCCTCATCCACGTGAAACCACCAGAGTTGGACATCCTGAAGGCCACGCGAACGGAGGCCAGGGCCAAGTCCACCTTCGATGAGGCGAATGCCAGGAGTTTCACAGACGAGGAGTTCGAGGATATGGTCAAGTCGGCCGAACGCATCGATTTCCTGTACGGACACTTCTTTGACGTGGAGCTGATCAATGGAGAGCTGGTCAGCGCCTTTGAGCAGCTCGTCCAGAATGTCCAGCGGCTGGAGAACGAGCCCATATGGGCGCCATCCATGTGGGTGCAGTAG
- the LOC128253851 gene encoding MAGUK p55 subfamily member 7 isoform X3 has product MLAAVMASDINWDPALSKLISTLKESENLSNDQEIDFLKALLESKELNALVNVHTKVAKVGRDDRLAPVLSTSAQVLYEVLEQLSQHCHLNDDCKEAFHLLQDSHVQHLLFAHDAIAQKDFYPHLPEAPVEMDEDEETIKIVQLVKSNEPLTGAQSAEPIVGATIKTDEETGKIIIARIMHGGAADRSGLIHVGDEVIEVNNINVEGKTPGDVLTILQNSEGTITFKLVPADNKGAQRESKVRVRAHFDYNPDVDPYIPCKEAGLAFQRGDVLHIVGQDDAYWWQARKEHERSARAGLIPSRALQERRILHDRSQKDGVDLDLKQNDDFDREQIATYEEVAKLYPRPGVFRPIVLIGAPGVGRNELRRRLIARDPEKFRSPVPYTTRPMRTGEVAGREYIFVPREKMDADIEAGKFVEHGEYKGHLYGTSAESVKSIVNAGCVCVLSPHYQAIKTLRTAQLKPFLIHVKPPELDILKATRTEARAKSTFDEANARSFTDEEFEDMVKSAERIDFLYGHFFDVELINGELVSAFEQLVQNVQRLENEPIWAPSMWVQ; this is encoded by the exons ATGCTAGCAGCAGTTATGGCATCGGACATCAACTGGGATCCAG CTCTTTCTAAATTGATCAGCACGCTCAAGGAGTCGGAAAACCTGTCCAATGACCAGGAGATTGACTTCCTGAAGGCTTTGCTGGAGTCCAAGGAGCTGAATGCCCTGGTCAATGTCCACACGAAGGTGGCCAAGGTGGGGCGGGATGATCGTCTGGCCCCCGTGCTCTCCACCTCCGCCCAGGTGCTGTATGAGGTCCTGGAGCAGCTGTCGCAGCACTGCCACCTGAACGACGACTGCAAGGAGGCCTTCCACCTGCTGCAGGACTCTCACGTCCAG cACCTCCTGTTTGCCCACGATGCCATTGCCCAGAAGGACTTCTACCCGCATTTGCCGGAGGCGCCTGTCGAAATGGACGAGGATGAGGAGACCATCAAGATTGTGCAGCTGGTGAAGAGCAACGAGCCCCTG ACAGGAGCACAGAGTGCGGAGCCAATTGTT GGGGCCACCATTAAAACGGACGAGGAAACGGGCAAGATAATCATCGCGAGAATCATGCACGGGGGAGCTGCCGATCGATCCGGATTGATACACGTCGGCGACGAGGTCATCGAGGTCAACAACATCAACGTGGAGGGCAAGACGCCAGGCGATGTGCTCACCATATTG CAAAACTCTGAGGGCACCATTACCTTCAAGCTGGTCCCCGCGGACAACAAGGGCGCCCAGCGCGAGTCCAAGGTGCGGGTGCGGGCCCATTTCGACTACAATCCGGATGTGGATCCCTATATACCGTGCAAGGAGGCGGGCCTGGCCTTCCAGCGTGGCGATGTGCTGCATATTGTGGGCCAGGACGATGCCTACTGGTGGCAGGCGCGCAAGGAGCACGAACGCTCGGCGAGAGCTGGTCTGATACCCAGTCGGGCGCTGCAGGAGCGCCGCATCCTCCACGACCGATCGCAGAAGGATGGCGTTGATCTGGACTTGAAGC AGAACGACGACTTTGATCGCGAGCAGATCGCCACGTACGAGGAGGTGGCCAAGCTGTATCCCCGGCCAGGTGTCTTCAGGCCCATCGTGCTCATCGGAGCGCCCGGCGTGGGTCGCAACGAGCTGCGCCGTCGGCTGATAGCCCGGGATCCCGAGAAGTTCCGCAGCCCAGTGCCGT ACACCACACGACCAATGCGCACTGGAGAAGTGGCCGGACGTGAGTACATCTTTGTGCCGCGTGAGAAAATGGATGCGGACATCGAGGCTGGAAAGTTTGTGGAACACGGCGAGTACAAAGGTCATTTGTATGGAACGTCGGCGGAGAGCGTCAAGTCAATCGTGAATGCGGGATGTGTTTGTGTGCTGAGTCCGCACTACCAGGCAATCAAGACTCTGCGCACGGCCCAGCTGAAACCGTTCCTCATCCACGTGAAACCACCAGAGTTGGACATCCTGAAGGCCACGCGAACGGAGGCCAGGGCCAAGTCCACCTTCGATGAGGCGAATGCCAGGAGTTTCACAGACGAGGAGTTCGAGGATATGGTCAAGTCGGCCGAACGCATCGATTTCCTGTACGGACACTTCTTTGACGTGGAGCTGATCAATGGAGAGCTGGTCAGCGCCTTTGAGCAGCTCGTCCAGAATGTCCAGCGGCTGGAGAACGAGCCCATATGGGCGCCATCCATGTGGGTGCAGTAG